ATTGCACTCAAAGACTGCTAAAGTCATTGTGAATGGATGAGTTGTACAAAGGTTTTGCCAGAAGTGTAGCAGGTTAGTTTAATAGTTTTCATGTGACTTAATCAAGTTCCAACCTTTTATAGTAGCTTTTATTGCCTGTTATGTATTGATCAAGCCTTTTGGAAACCATTTAAGCATTGGTTTTTGACCTTTTATATGATTTCACAGGTAGATAACATTGTAGTGCTTTAAACCTTGTTTCTTGATTCAGGTTCCATTTGTTGAGTGAATTTGATGATGGCAAGAGAAGCTGTACGTCGAAAGTGGCTTGCAGATCATAATGAGCGTAGAAGGAAGCCTTATGGTAATGCTTGCTGatatttttaatgcaaaaggtCTTGACTCTTGATGATATATAATGCATTGGAAGTGGAATCCCGGATTAAAAAGACACTCATAAATCTAAAAAACTGTATGATCATTATTTAGCATACTTCAAGGTTTTATGAAATCTTGTTAAACTGCAATGGATCACTCGTGCTTATAGCTTCTACACATTCATCTATACTTTTTATGCTTATTTAAAAGGCTTTCGAGTTCAGCTGGTCGCAAGTTTAGAGTGTCTACAAGATCAAAGGGAATATAAAACTTGAAGATGAAATGATCCAGAGCATAAGTTCCATAACAGATGTACAATTGCATTCAGTATCTCCTTGTGATTTGGGAACACAGTATCCTTCTTTTCATGCGCTGGGATCTGTTTCATATCCATTTATCAACAATTATCAAACAGGTAAGCATGAATTTGATCTCTCTTTACATCTCCCTTTTCAAAAATTGCACTAATTGTTTGACTTATAGTTAGCGCAGATGATTTCATTACAATGGATCAAACAGCTGCTTGCTCTCTTCTGTCATTTCAACCACAGGGTGACTATTCAAGCCATTCATCAAGAAACCCCATGATGCTGTCATCGAGTACTCATAACACTCATCAAGCTTCTGTAGGGTCAAATAACATGAACATGTTGGAAGATTCTGTATACGTGAACCCTGAGACTCGGGTTTGGTCTGGTGATCGGTCTACTATAGACTTGCTGCAGCTATCATCCGAGCTTGAAAGAGTGTACGTAGCTTCAAAAGGAAACTCTTCATACTAAGTGTGCTTAATAATTAGTTGTGTTTATATTAGGCTTGGTATCATCTGAGCTTGAAAGATTGTGCTTAAAGCTTCAGTTTCATCGTTTCTGTTGATGTCAGGTGTAAATAAATTATGAGAATGATTTTGGTTTCTAGGCAGACATATCACATTTGATGACGAAAACCAAAATGACTAATTTGATGAGCATGTTTACAACATTGTGAACATATAAATGACTAATTTGATGAGCATGTTTACTTGAAGATcatgtttaattgtttataagttgaaaaatctatatctatgaaATATTCACTTACtcataaaaagaaataaagcaTGACAGTGAAATAAGATACggcaaaaataagaaaattgaagaTTAAAAGTATATATGCGCCGTTGCCGGGGATCGAACCCGGGTCACCCGCGTGACAGGCGGGAATACTTACCACTATACTACAACGACATCTTATGTTTAGATTAACTGTTAATAATATTTTACTATAACTAATTGCCTGTCGGTTCTGATTTCTGTATTTGAATAGGAAAGTATGTGTGGTGATATATGCTGATATGTCGATATTAGATACCTCAGTAGTCAGGACAAGAAATGACTGATATTACAATTTCAATTGAGTATAGAAAGGAAAACTACAAAACTTGCAAGGCTGTATCCTTCAGATCCAAAGACTTATTTCGTATTTATGTGTCACGATAATTGGTATGAACGGCAAACAAAATTCCATTCAttaattatataacataaataaataaaaatacaggGATAAGTTAAAGATTACATACAATGCAATACACCTAAGTATCACCGTAAATATAAGCACTAGCAAAAGACATTTTGCAAATCTCATTGGCGAATTTTGCCGTATAAAGTCATGATTCTTCAAAcaacattattaaaattaaaataaaaaaattaaaataaaaaaatcattacGTCATTCCTCAATATGCTGCTGTATGCCAAGTCCAAACGCTCAAGACaaatttataaacttattttaagattttcatAAGTGTGTGTTAAGATAACTTCAAACATTGCCAAATTTATGCAATCGCATTGGTGGAGTTGATTGTAAAAAACCAAGTCTGGAAGCCAACTGGCATGTATCTCtcaacttttttctttataCTCATACATAGTGTATTACGCGTTTCAAAACGTGCAAGTGATTGCCATAAATATATCTTAGATTCAAATAATTCAGACGCTCAAAAGGGAGCAAAATGTCACATTCTtgtgataatttgttaaaagttCTGGCAGATTTCCAATGGGTCCAGACTATAGACAGCAAAGATTGTAACATGTTCACcatcatttcaaattttcaaaagttGGATTCAAACAAAAAGCTTAAAGCTTTAAAGTTAAAACAAACCATATGACATGatgaaaataaaacacaaatgtataatacgagtaatatagaTATCAATCCTCCATACTGCAAAAATTTAAATGCAAAatacctttaaaaatttttaactcTAGACAAATAGAAATAAATCCGGTCACAACGTCCCGCAGGCCTAATAAAACTCTTCGCATAAGCGAACAATTACTACTAATCAACTATTTTCGATGCGTCTATAAAACTTCACTTGCCATTGACAAGTTTGGCCGATGGATTGAGCTCATCCCAAGCCTCAATCCAAGTGATCATAGCATCTGAAAGCTTGATGAAATAGTCATCAATCTTTCCAAGCTTTGCCTTGACCTGCTTAGCGAGCTCCTTGTAGCAGCTCTGGACCGTGGTGCATTCTTTAGGCAATGTGGCAGCTTGAAAAAATGGGATCAACTCTTCCTGCCAGTAAATACCTTTGTACTCTTTTTTCAAGTTTACAAACGGGTTGCTGGCCTTGCTGTGCCAAATGTACGGCAAACCGGTCTTAACACCCCACCCCATGTGGTCACAGATCACCTAAAACGTATTAAAAAGTTAGCCAACATTCACACAAAGCGTTTAATCATACGATTCATGATacgaaaaaaaaagggtttaaaAAGACTTGGTTAATTACCTTCATACACCAACCAGCCCACATGTCGTCGTAACGACCAATTGGCTGACCATCACCCATAAGTCCAAAGTACATTGCTGGACCGATGAGCTCACGGTCAAATGCAAGATTCATTCCACACATAGGAAATAAAGTTCCCTTAGGAATTGTCAAAACAGCATCCACAAATCTAGTCCAACACATCACCATACAAAATATCAATAAAGATTCAATCTTGACACATCTATTCTATAAGGGATGTTTATAATTGCTTTGAAATGATGTTTATAATTGCTTATATTGTGTAATTTTTAACATATGTAAGATATTTCATAAgcaattttaaaataaacagACTTGTTTATCATTACCGAGTGTTTCTTTCACGAGGCTTAACAAGCTGAGTAGGAGCATCATAATCAGGAATATTAAGCCAAAGCCCATGAGAAACCGCAGTCGGGACACCTTCACGAAGACTAAATGGATAGCCACGAACGAAATCGGCACCTTCCCTGTACGGATCGTAAAGGGTGTTGAAGAAAAACGGGGTGGACGGACTCAACAAGTTCTTGATATGTTGCTCAAGTGCATTTATATCATTTCCAGATGGATCTTTAGCAACCTATAATGTAACAATTTcaacaaatataattaatatttctcTTAGGCATTTAATCAAACACTTGCTATGCATGATCTAACTACTCCAAAACTAAAAACCCAGATCCAAGTCAGACTAAAAGTCAAAACCCtatatcaaaatcaatcaaaattgccaaaatattcaaaaagtttaaaactttattaaaaaatcagAACTTACAAAGCAATCATcatcaatggtgaagatatatttctttttagaaACCATATAACCAAAGCAACGGCAGGCAGAATCTTTGAAAGAGATACAAGAAGCTTTAGGGCCCAAGATTTTGTTAATATCGTTACGGTTATAAAGTTCATAATCAAAGCCTTGTGGGACTTTGATAACCTTGGAAGGATCGCCATCTTGTACGATGATTAGATGGTATTGTTCAAAGAATGGTCGCCACATCTCCAGGAAATCGAGGTTTCGGATGGTCGGGATAACGATGTCGAGTTGGTCTTTCAAGAGTGGTGTTGGTTTTGGGGTTgccattgttgttgttgtgtttgTTTGAATGAAAGGAGATTTTGATTGCGTGTGAGGTGAAGTGAGGGGGGAAGGTGGTGTATATATAATGGAAATGAAAAATGTTAGGGGGTGGGATTGGGAAATAATAAGTTGAAGGTGTGATTTAAAAATTGATTGAAGAGTCAATGGTATGTAAAGTAAAACATCTTGTTGAAGACGGctatatatgcttttttttttttttaaatgtgaagTGAATACGAATTGTTTATTATCAGTGTATTCGTGTAATGTGACAAATGGTGATGTTGGAGGTGTGTCGGTAATCAGTAATGTTAATGCGTTAGTTATTATGCAATTACGAATTGTGTTATATCAAAGTAAGGATAAATATCAAACTTGAAAACGTTGAAAGCTTTGTGTTGACATTGAAAAGcttttttaattagaaaagaCGAGTTATATGTTTGCACGATGGAGCGACATCGATGACAATGGTGGCGGTGACTGATGGCGACGGTGGCGGCGACAAGTGGTGACTGTGGTGCGATAATGGTGTCGGTGACTGGTGGGGGGGCAATGttggtaaatgtaaaagtagttGATGTTAAAAAATGTAGTGTAGTCATTTTAAACATTGAGAAATTTATGTTgtcatttatttcattaagggtattatacatatatttgttaaatatgtttaaattaatgaataattgAGAGAGATACTTTAGGtatatcaatttatcttttgaaatttaGGGGATGagattttccttttatacagtATTGTAGATATGAAAGATCGACTAGTTATATAAAATTTCCCTACAAAATAATTCCATATTTTGTAAAGGCCTTACGCTTTGTAAAGGCCTTAAATGAACTTAATTTTTTTGGCCTAGTTTTAAAGTCATCTAAAAAAAACCTATTCCATTTATCCGGACTTCAAACtgataaaaataaactaaaaaacttattaatgactgagttatttttttttatctacattTTGTATGTACAAGAAaggtttaaaatatttatataaagtttatttttttagtttgtttagaTGCAAAATATTAAGTTTCAAGCCGAAACGTAAACATAAACCTAAAATTAAAGATACCTAATcccaaaatctaaaaaaatgaCTTATAATATGTGGAGGCCTTAGACCCGTTTATATAGTTTGAGCTGGCTATTACTACCATAATTTGTTACCAATGCATAAgaattttgtataaaaaaataatcacctttttaaatataaaagtataataggCTTTATACATGTCTAAGATGGTTACTCGCATAATCAAATTATCCGACCTTTTAAGTGTTAATAATAATTTTCTAACATGCTGTGAAGCATAGAACCCTTTAGTctaatactagtcctaatacctgtacgatgtacggtagttatatagattgtatcataaataaatatgaatatgcatcatacatgattcgtgagtacgAAATAAAGTGTGGTTAAACTAAACCGATGATCGacactaagttataataaacagtattgataaatataatatttatttagttacagttttggatttacattaaatttttacaatcacatccaaatcggaacttgtaaatatagtggatgacgacaaatagtcttttaatttcggatcgtaaacttcaatttttgaagtatttatgctaataacttattataagtaatataattgATAGGAGATgaagaattaagaaagaaagagagacaattttattaatgagaaaacgatgaatcaaatatggttataatgtgttttgtatctatatgtcAAGATTTATAGTTTAactctaagtctaataaggaaattgaatgtatatactattaaaaaaactaatttaatataaattaattaattaaaaggatacGTATCATCAAAGATTACGTCACGTGTCATTTCAAGATtatctcaatcatgttttagtttaatagtaataaatatattaatttattaaatttattgtcaAAAAATAAGATTGGGGATGGAAATCTATATTTATGGTAATAATgaacaaatataatttttaatataagaatcataattttattaggaatctatatctatatatatcaattaaataattagaagttttagttgtatatgaaatctaaaatctaaaaaatatataaataaagatttaaactGACACGTGTCGCTTAAGAAACACGCCATGTGTCGATCAAAAGATGTCTCactcctgttttagtttattggtagatacccCGTACGTTTTTAGATTGAATATGAGATTTTGTAGGTATAGCCGTATATAGTAATAGTCTGCGTCTCTGAccatttctttcaaataattttCCAATGAATGGGTCAAATACTCAAATGGAAAAATGACTTATGTCTCTATTGCgatttgaaaatataattaga
The Erigeron canadensis isolate Cc75 chromosome 2, C_canadensis_v1, whole genome shotgun sequence DNA segment above includes these coding regions:
- the LOC122587290 gene encoding probable UDP-arabinopyranose mutase 1: MATPKPTPLLKDQLDIVIPTIRNLDFLEMWRPFFEQYHLIIVQDGDPSKVIKVPQGFDYELYNRNDINKILGPKASCISFKDSACRCFGYMVSKKKYIFTIDDDCFVAKDPSGNDINALEQHIKNLLSPSTPFFFNTLYDPYREGADFVRGYPFSLREGVPTAVSHGLWLNIPDYDAPTQLVKPRERNTRFVDAVLTIPKGTLFPMCGMNLAFDRELIGPAMYFGLMGDGQPIGRYDDMWAGWCMKVICDHMGWGVKTGLPYIWHSKASNPFVNLKKEYKGIYWQEELIPFFQAATLPKECTTVQSCYKELAKQVKAKLGKIDDYFIKLSDAMITWIEAWDELNPSAKLVNGK